A region from the Ichthyobacterium seriolicida genome encodes:
- a CDS encoding DUF5018 domain-containing protein gives MRIFSFTKSVFSFVLLFAFFSSCIKEKKADPDVNSNLSSENKIISFELINSDNEGKNLRGDIPGIVADSDFTVSLKVPSDAIFQGLKVKIVVSENASVSPKSESEVTFDLVSGSNPEVYRKVFKVTAQDRSVQNYTVNITKSLSSDRSITSFVLEKSKNEGKIFADRIGLIDESVTPPTITLNVSDAANIAELKPTIIKSGNSVSPDNEAAVSFENSPTDYKVTSGDGQEKIYKVTVTKNLSSDNKISEFKFTKDNTNNTGLKLSRSSTGTRASDVIISDNNNDTNTETVSVKASTAADVAALIPTITKHANATISPAISAYDYSNSKVYTVTAQDSQTREYTVSVSKELSNEKDIKSFLFEDSKNPGKNLGGDCSAGAINSTGSADVAVEVVIPNTADLNGLIPTITYSDDAQVSPANLAPQSFTRSTPVDYTVTAQDGTERNYNITIISRRGVDITSFKIKQSDHTPPSTSNVRMTGTEVSGNISSNAGSNTIDIALDGQDDPSVNLKPEILVSPGATVNPDSKVQTTFTYGTAQTYTVTAEDGTTQKTYQATVRSSSKLKSFKFKTSDGTNQSTGKIVQDISGTITGNTVTVNVPHDAVVTALTPDIEVYKGATITTPSGGANTAQDFSSQKTYTVTAQDGTTIDYTVTVTKEAEPTISEFKFTTASNMSKNLGNDITGTITQNSGNTPGEIVLKVPHNADLNSLTPTITTSSGATAYKGTGTNSANSSNNFTNSHSAPEEYSAVDSAGGRKVYNVRVYKAPAITSFKFEQSQNSAASFPASITEYTASSITQNAISANGSITITVDNTVNVANLKATITGDNFTATNPVGISFTGSTSPYSATITVQNEHLSSFTKTYNITLTK, from the coding sequence ATGAGGATATTTTCTTTTACAAAAAGTGTTTTTTCTTTTGTATTGTTATTTGCCTTTTTTTCTTCTTGTATCAAGGAAAAAAAGGCAGATCCCGATGTTAACTCAAATCTGAGTTCAGAGAATAAGATTATATCATTCGAATTGATTAATTCTGATAATGAAGGCAAGAATCTCAGAGGAGACATTCCTGGTATCGTTGCAGATAGTGATTTTACAGTATCATTAAAAGTTCCCTCAGATGCAATTTTCCAAGGGCTAAAAGTCAAGATAGTCGTTTCAGAAAATGCTAGCGTTTCTCCCAAGAGTGAGTCAGAGGTTACTTTCGATCTAGTAAGCGGTTCTAATCCTGAAGTTTATAGAAAAGTATTTAAAGTAACAGCCCAAGATCGCAGCGTTCAAAATTACACAGTTAATATAACCAAATCCTTATCTAGTGATCGTTCGATTACAAGTTTTGTATTAGAAAAATCTAAAAACGAGGGTAAGATTTTTGCAGATAGAATCGGACTTATAGATGAGTCTGTTACTCCTCCAACTATAACCTTAAACGTATCTGATGCTGCTAATATAGCAGAATTAAAGCCTACAATAATTAAATCAGGAAACAGTGTTAGTCCAGATAATGAAGCAGCTGTTTCTTTTGAGAATTCTCCAACAGACTACAAAGTAACTTCTGGGGATGGTCAAGAAAAAATATATAAAGTCACAGTTACTAAAAATTTATCTTCTGATAATAAAATTTCTGAGTTTAAGTTTACAAAAGATAACACCAATAATACAGGGTTAAAATTAAGTAGATCTTCAACTGGGACTAGGGCTAGTGACGTTATAATTAGTGATAATAATAATGATACTAATACTGAAACAGTATCAGTAAAAGCATCTACTGCAGCAGATGTAGCAGCTTTAATTCCTACTATAACCAAACATGCTAATGCTACTATAAGTCCAGCTATTTCAGCTTATGATTATAGCAATTCTAAGGTTTATACTGTAACAGCTCAGGATAGTCAAACAAGAGAGTATACTGTTTCTGTTTCTAAGGAGTTGTCCAATGAGAAAGATATAAAATCTTTTTTATTTGAAGATTCTAAAAATCCTGGAAAAAACCTTGGAGGGGATTGCTCAGCAGGTGCTATAAATTCTACTGGAAGTGCTGATGTTGCTGTAGAAGTTGTAATTCCAAATACTGCTGATCTAAATGGTTTAATACCTACTATAACGTATAGTGATGACGCTCAGGTTAGTCCAGCTAATTTAGCCCCTCAAAGTTTCACTCGTAGTACACCTGTAGATTATACTGTAACAGCTCAAGATGGAACTGAAAGAAATTATAATATAACTATAATATCAAGAAGAGGAGTAGATATTACTTCTTTCAAAATTAAACAATCAGATCATACACCTCCTTCTACTAGTAATGTTAGAATGACAGGAACTGAGGTTTCAGGAAATATATCGAGCAATGCAGGTAGTAATACAATAGATATAGCATTAGATGGTCAAGATGATCCTAGTGTAAATCTAAAGCCTGAAATATTAGTGTCTCCAGGCGCTACAGTAAATCCAGATTCTAAAGTTCAAACTACATTTACTTATGGTACAGCTCAAACTTATACTGTAACGGCTGAGGATGGTACTACTCAAAAAACATATCAAGCAACTGTAAGATCTAGTTCCAAACTAAAATCATTTAAGTTTAAAACTAGTGATGGAACTAATCAGAGTACTGGAAAAATTGTTCAAGATATATCAGGCACTATAACTGGTAATACTGTAACAGTTAATGTTCCGCATGATGCAGTTGTAACTGCTTTAACTCCTGATATAGAAGTATATAAAGGGGCTACTATTACCACTCCTTCAGGAGGAGCTAATACAGCGCAAGATTTTAGTAGTCAAAAAACTTATACGGTTACTGCTCAAGATGGAACTACAATCGATTACACTGTAACTGTAACTAAAGAAGCGGAACCTACTATATCTGAGTTTAAATTTACTACTGCTTCCAACATGAGTAAAAATCTTGGAAATGATATTACAGGTACTATTACGCAGAACTCTGGAAATACTCCAGGAGAGATAGTTCTTAAAGTTCCTCATAATGCAGATTTGAATTCGTTAACTCCAACTATTACAACTTCTTCTGGCGCTACAGCGTATAAGGGGACTGGTACTAATAGCGCTAATTCTAGCAATAATTTTACAAATTCTCATAGTGCTCCTGAAGAATACAGTGCAGTAGATTCTGCTGGAGGAAGAAAAGTTTATAATGTAAGAGTTTATAAAGCGCCTGCCATAACAAGCTTTAAGTTTGAACAGAGCCAAAATTCAGCAGCTAGTTTCCCTGCTAGCATAACTGAATATACTGCTTCGTCTATTACTCAAAATGCGATATCAGCAAATGGAAGTATAACAATTACAGTTGATAATACAGTTAATGTAGCAAATTTAAAAGCTACTATTACTGGGGATAATTTTACCGCTACTAATCCTGTAGGTATAAGTTTTACAGGTTCTACTTCTCCTTATTCTGCAACTATTACAGTTCAGAATGAACATTTATCTAGTTTTACTAAAACCTATAATATAACTTTAACTAAATAA
- a CDS encoding glutathione S-transferase family protein, translated as MKTNKVFKNILSLLTLGLVVFSCNKPNAETEIANIESFVFTKDKNSTTATNPTDATAAYKALFITKTPAPAYAALDAKLDADIKGDSIIKVIVPFNTKLTSTTPVTLKATITLKEKLGENVYLDGNKLDANALSFDHVITTKLLHSELKNGVSKTFEISKKEGDKVIAKKSFKVVFIHNTDPSITSALALDTAGTKVTGLGFTTGTSGQPNEKIKTGATAASPVYPTKGTDTSKDGSKENPIELTMTKNTEFANEDISSSSGWKFKVDVLTLPNGAFIDVTASEFSNDTTNHPPTDPTMSTGFTPADNNKGIQFRVVAQNGTSFTYYKLTFKNS; from the coding sequence ATGAAAACAAACAAAGTATTTAAAAACATTTTATCATTACTGACTCTTGGTCTTGTGGTTTTTTCTTGTAATAAACCAAACGCTGAAACAGAAATAGCAAATATTGAAAGCTTTGTCTTTACAAAGGATAAAAATAGCACTACAGCAACAAACCCTACCGATGCTACCGCAGCTTATAAAGCTCTCTTTATAACAAAGACTCCTGCTCCTGCATATGCTGCATTAGATGCCAAACTTGATGCAGACATTAAAGGGGATAGTATTATTAAAGTAATAGTGCCGTTTAATACAAAATTAACAAGTACTACTCCTGTAACATTAAAAGCTACTATCACTTTAAAAGAAAAACTTGGTGAAAATGTTTATTTAGATGGTAATAAATTAGATGCTAATGCTCTTTCTTTTGATCATGTTATTACAACTAAATTACTTCATAGTGAACTAAAAAATGGTGTTAGTAAGACTTTTGAAATCTCTAAAAAAGAAGGCGATAAGGTTATTGCTAAAAAATCATTTAAAGTAGTTTTTATACATAATACTGATCCTTCAATAACTTCAGCTTTAGCTCTTGATACTGCTGGGACCAAAGTTACTGGGCTTGGGTTTACTACAGGGACATCTGGTCAGCCTAATGAAAAAATAAAAACTGGTGCTACAGCTGCAAGTCCAGTTTATCCTACTAAGGGCACTGATACTAGTAAAGATGGATCTAAAGAGAATCCCATTGAACTTACAATGACTAAAAATACAGAGTTCGCTAATGAAGATATATCCTCATCAAGTGGCTGGAAATTCAAAGTAGATGTTTTAACACTTCCAAATGGAGCTTTCATAGATGTGACTGCTAGTGAGTTCTCTAATGATACAACTAATCACCCTCCAACAGATCCTACAATGTCTACTGGGTTTACTCCAGCAGATAATAATAAAGGTATACAGTTTAGGGTAGTAGCTCAAAATGGAACGTCATTTACCTACTATAAGTTGACATTTAAGAATTCTTAA
- a CDS encoding DUF5018 domain-containing protein — translation MFKKNYFVKSIIFSFVLLSAIIFSCEKNKVYQDDLGVCIESFSLLDSENKEKKLGSDIKCEIDTENYTISLTVPSSAVLTGLKFNITPCEGTTISPASGEEVDFEEVQESTEKKTTTDEVSEESTKKPSPQQRYKKVFTLTKGDKSQDYIVYITKALASDCYISSFKLEKSKNKNKIFADRNSDIVESTNTEPSTITLHVSDAATLDNLNPTIVHTGASITSGELVSTTENSITTTAVNYTVTTDGKTKVYAVKYIKDLSSNNRISEFKFNKDDSSSLNTGLKLTRSSAGARAVDVTINDANGTIVVKASTQANIDALIPTITKHERAAISPDVASHDYSNSKVYTVTAQDGQTKQYTVSVSKNLSNAKEISSFTFKHSVNSGKNFGNTDYSAENMPSATGDDDVNVSIAKIPHTVTDLTGLKPTIAISASATANPADGEAQNFTRGTAKRYVVTAQDGTTKNYDITIPVLQAVAEITSFKIKPSDHSGNSKITSEIEWTKSDDENYIIVLDGEDNSTVSLSPEIILSAGATTVNPASKASTTFTYGQVQNYVVTAEDGSTTKTYQVTVKSSNSKMKSFGFKNDGANSGKKIVKDVSGVINHSAKTVTVKVPYNTDVTALTPEVLGNNGSTVTINGQAATTAQDFSSEKTYTVTAQDGTTSDYTVTVSKEDAPQLTEFKITADESKGIKDEVTATFDHPTSDGKGGKIKLKFDHKVASRNDEIVLTGLSYTSDPVDGHTLTPNTPLGDSESIEGKKITLTTTLGSTSEYTVTAVKGPFIKSFKFGKDTSGNSDKNLGSADVDGIINHAAGTITLEVPSGVTMGSDGNTVTLTPTIEVGGDTAAVDPTSATAQTFTPDGSTAIQYTVTNSTDTSFTKTYTVTVTKKAASAK, via the coding sequence ATGTTTAAGAAAAATTATTTTGTAAAGAGTATTATTTTCTCTTTTGTATTGTTGTCGGCGATTATTTTCTCCTGTGAAAAGAATAAGGTTTACCAAGATGATTTAGGTGTATGTATAGAATCTTTTTCCTTGCTGGATTCTGAGAATAAAGAAAAAAAATTAGGTTCTGATATAAAATGTGAAATAGATACTGAAAATTATACTATATCCTTAACAGTTCCTAGTTCAGCAGTGTTAACTGGGTTAAAATTTAATATAACGCCCTGTGAAGGGACTACTATATCCCCTGCTAGTGGTGAAGAGGTTGATTTTGAAGAAGTTCAAGAATCTACTGAGAAAAAAACTACTACTGATGAGGTTTCTGAGGAATCTACCAAAAAGCCTTCTCCTCAACAACGATATAAAAAGGTATTTACTTTAACAAAGGGAGACAAAAGTCAAGACTATATTGTATATATAACTAAAGCTTTAGCTAGTGATTGTTATATTAGTAGTTTTAAATTAGAGAAGTCTAAAAATAAAAACAAGATTTTCGCAGATAGGAATAGTGATATTGTTGAATCTACTAATACTGAGCCTTCTACCATAACATTACACGTATCTGATGCTGCTACTTTAGATAATTTAAATCCTACAATAGTTCATACAGGGGCTAGTATTACTTCGGGAGAACTAGTTTCTACTACTGAAAACAGTATTACCACAACTGCAGTTAATTACACAGTAACTACAGATGGAAAAACAAAGGTTTATGCAGTAAAATATATCAAAGACTTATCTTCTAATAATAGAATTTCTGAATTTAAGTTTAACAAAGATGATAGCAGTAGTCTTAATACGGGTTTAAAATTAACTAGGTCTTCTGCTGGGGCTAGAGCAGTAGACGTTACAATTAATGATGCTAATGGAACTATAGTAGTAAAGGCATCTACACAAGCAAATATAGATGCTTTAATCCCTACTATAACTAAGCATGAAAGAGCTGCTATAAGTCCAGATGTTGCATCTCATGATTATAGCAATTCTAAGGTTTATACTGTAACAGCTCAAGATGGTCAAACAAAACAGTATACAGTGTCTGTTTCTAAGAACCTTTCTAATGCTAAAGAGATAAGCAGTTTTACGTTTAAACATTCTGTAAATTCTGGAAAGAATTTTGGCAACACTGATTATTCAGCAGAGAATATGCCTAGCGCTACTGGAGATGATGATGTAAATGTTAGTATTGCAAAAATCCCTCATACTGTTACAGATTTAACAGGCCTAAAGCCTACTATAGCTATCAGTGCTAGTGCCACAGCAAATCCAGCAGATGGAGAGGCACAGAATTTCACTCGAGGTACAGCAAAGAGATATGTGGTAACAGCACAAGACGGAACTACTAAAAATTACGATATAACTATTCCTGTATTGCAAGCAGTAGCAGAGATTACTTCGTTTAAAATTAAACCCTCAGATCATAGCGGTAACTCAAAGATTACATCAGAAATAGAATGGACCAAGTCAGATGATGAAAACTATATAATCGTATTAGATGGAGAAGATAATTCTACTGTAAGTCTTAGTCCTGAAATAATTTTGTCTGCAGGAGCTACAACAGTAAATCCAGCATCTAAAGCATCTACTACATTTACATATGGTCAGGTGCAAAATTATGTTGTAACAGCTGAGGATGGCTCTACCACTAAAACATATCAAGTAACTGTAAAGTCTTCGAATTCTAAGATGAAATCTTTTGGGTTTAAGAATGACGGTGCCAATAGTGGCAAAAAAATTGTTAAAGATGTATCAGGCGTTATAAATCATAGTGCTAAAACAGTAACTGTAAAAGTTCCGTATAATACAGATGTTACTGCTTTGACCCCTGAGGTATTGGGGAATAATGGTTCTACAGTTACTATTAATGGACAGGCGGCTACTACAGCGCAAGATTTTAGTAGTGAAAAAACTTACACTGTTACTGCTCAAGATGGAACTACAAGCGATTATACTGTAACTGTATCTAAAGAAGATGCGCCACAGTTGACAGAGTTTAAGATAACAGCTGATGAAAGTAAAGGGATTAAAGATGAGGTAACTGCTACATTTGACCATCCTACTAGTGATGGAAAGGGTGGGAAGATAAAGTTGAAGTTTGATCATAAAGTTGCTAGCCGTAACGATGAAATTGTTTTAACGGGATTAAGTTATACTAGCGATCCTGTTGATGGACATACTCTGACTCCTAATACTCCTCTAGGAGATTCAGAAAGTATTGAAGGTAAAAAAATTACTTTAACAACTACTCTAGGTTCTACCTCAGAATATACTGTAACAGCAGTTAAAGGACCGTTTATTAAGTCGTTTAAGTTTGGAAAAGATACTAGTGGTAATAGTGATAAAAATCTAGGTTCTGCCGATGTTGACGGGATAATTAATCATGCTGCTGGTACTATAACGTTAGAAGTTCCTAGTGGGGTTACGATGGGTTCAGATGGCAATACAGTAACCCTAACTCCTACAATTGAGGTTGGAGGAGATACTGCTGCTGTTGATCCCACTAGTGCGACTGCTCAGACTTTTACTCCTGACGGGAGTACCGCTATTCAGTACACGGTAACTAATTCTACTGATACATCTTTCACTAAAACATATACTGTAACTGTAACTAAAAAAGCTGCAAGCGCTAAATAA
- a CDS encoding DUF5018 domain-containing protein, protein MFKKNYFVKSIIFSFVLLSIIFFSCDKKKIIEDNMNICIESFSLLDSENEGKNLGSDINCDIDINNHTISLTVPSSAELTGLKFNITSCEGTTISPASGEETDFELVENPSEESTEEPSEAPSEGSSSKRYKKVFTVTKGDKSQEYTVYIAKESAPKLTEFKISANESKGIKGEMTAVITDDTDTATGKILLNIPYNGSIDLTGLSFTAAIPDNHVLNPAIGVISESIESKEFTLTKTGTSSQRVYTVEVVKGPYITAFKFEPNTVGGTANTGIISELIGNIDHTTSAISITVPSGVTLSSLIPTITVGENTKSEFTPSTQTDFSSEVKYTVTSSNSLATDFVKEYTVTVTQNAEPTIFEFKFTTASNSNKNLGNDITGDINGSDIIIKVPYNATLTDLTPTVAGASNVKVCKGEDCNTDDANSTATDFSNSHDGSVKYSAVGPAGGRKVYSVKVYKEPKISTFKFIKSQNAGNSEFPNSPTEYDGSVSGNNITITVANTVDVTNLKASITGDNIAANYITPTALNFSTNPQTIEVPNQYLPGYTKTYTVTLTKETAPKLTEFKIPAKTENGIAGEVSATFTHPSGTSNTGTIKLKFPKNNEHEITLTGLTPAITSPEGCTVNPTSNTEVSGEIGSTTFTITKTDTGSKSVYTVEAVKGPFIKSFKFENSKNTDKGINGEISATSIDHNTGAITVTLPATVKKDSEGTENKITLTPTIELGGDSATIDSTSGNSQEFTSDIAKSYTVTANGMTKTYTVTVTRTKSNLAQIKSFEIESGQSSSISENSNGANGRIVVPVSSVPTNTTPAITQSDYATITSPTDAQNFDSYENPITYTVTAENTTITKSYDVYIYDNAKTITDTNLKVTNGSTEINKDSVSIDANTRVITVTVPESTDLSSLTLTLTDTTPSSNLSIEPTDAQDFSGGKEVKYTLKENSDIKGHYWVKVVKSS, encoded by the coding sequence ATGTTTAAGAAAAATTATTTTGTAAAGAGTATTATTTTCTCTTTCGTGTTGTTATCGATAATTTTTTTCTCTTGTGATAAAAAGAAAATTATAGAAGATAATATGAATATATGCATAGAATCATTTTCCTTATTGGATTCTGAAAATGAGGGAAAAAATTTAGGTTCTGATATAAACTGTGATATAGATATTAACAATCATACTATATCATTAACAGTTCCTAGTTCGGCTGAACTAACTGGCTTAAAGTTTAATATAACCTCATGTGAAGGGACTACCATATCCCCTGCTAGTGGTGAAGAAACTGATTTTGAACTTGTTGAAAACCCTTCTGAAGAGTCTACTGAGGAACCTTCTGAAGCGCCTTCTGAGGGATCCTCTTCTAAACGTTACAAAAAGGTGTTTACTGTAACAAAGGGTGATAAGTCTCAAGAGTATACTGTATATATAGCTAAAGAATCAGCGCCTAAGTTGACAGAGTTTAAAATATCAGCTAATGAAAGTAAAGGGATTAAAGGTGAGATGACTGCTGTTATAACTGATGATACTGACACTGCTACAGGCAAGATTTTATTGAATATCCCTTACAATGGGAGTATTGATCTTACTGGTCTAAGTTTTACTGCTGCTATTCCAGACAATCATGTTTTAAATCCAGCTATTGGCGTGATAAGTGAAAGTATTGAAAGTAAAGAATTTACTTTAACAAAAACTGGCACAAGTTCTCAAAGAGTTTACACTGTTGAGGTAGTTAAAGGACCTTATATTACTGCCTTTAAATTTGAACCTAATACTGTTGGAGGAACTGCTAATACAGGGATAATTAGTGAATTAATAGGAAATATAGATCACACTACTAGCGCTATATCTATAACAGTTCCTAGCGGTGTCACTTTATCTAGTTTAATTCCTACAATTACAGTGGGAGAGAACACTAAATCTGAGTTTACTCCTTCTACTCAGACAGATTTCAGTTCTGAAGTTAAGTATACAGTAACATCTTCTAATTCTTTAGCTACAGATTTTGTTAAAGAATATACAGTTACAGTAACTCAAAATGCTGAACCTACTATATTTGAATTTAAATTTACTACTGCTTCCAACAGTAATAAAAATCTTGGAAATGATATTACAGGTGATATTAATGGCAGCGATATAATCATTAAAGTTCCTTATAATGCGACCTTAACCGATTTAACTCCGACTGTTGCAGGTGCTTCTAACGTTAAAGTGTGTAAAGGAGAAGATTGTAATACTGATGATGCTAATAGTACTGCTACTGATTTCAGTAATTCTCATGATGGTTCTGTAAAATATAGTGCAGTAGGTCCTGCTGGAGGAAGAAAAGTGTATTCTGTAAAAGTTTATAAAGAACCAAAAATAAGTACGTTTAAGTTTATTAAATCTCAAAATGCAGGTAATAGTGAGTTTCCTAATAGTCCAACTGAATATGACGGCTCAGTTTCAGGCAATAATATAACTATCACAGTTGCTAATACAGTTGATGTAACAAATTTAAAAGCTTCTATTACTGGGGATAATATTGCTGCAAATTATATTACTCCTACTGCTTTGAATTTCAGTACTAATCCTCAAACTATTGAAGTTCCAAATCAGTATTTACCAGGATATACAAAAACATACACTGTAACTCTAACTAAAGAAACAGCGCCAAAATTGACAGAATTTAAAATACCAGCTAAGACTGAGAATGGTATTGCAGGTGAAGTAAGTGCTACGTTTACACATCCTAGCGGCACTAGTAATACTGGGACAATAAAGTTGAAGTTTCCTAAGAATAATGAACATGAAATTACTTTAACAGGATTAACACCTGCCATAACTTCTCCTGAAGGTTGTACTGTAAATCCAACTAGTAACACAGAGGTGTCTGGAGAAATTGGTAGTACCACATTCACTATAACAAAAACCGATACAGGTTCTAAAAGTGTTTATACTGTTGAAGCAGTTAAGGGACCGTTTATTAAGTCTTTTAAGTTTGAAAATAGTAAGAATACTGATAAAGGTATAAATGGTGAAATAAGTGCAACAAGTATTGACCATAATACTGGAGCCATAACAGTAACGCTTCCTGCTACAGTTAAGAAGGATTCGGAAGGGACTGAGAATAAAATAACTCTAACTCCTACAATTGAGTTGGGAGGGGATAGTGCTACTATTGATTCCACTAGTGGAAACTCTCAGGAGTTTACATCTGACATAGCTAAAAGTTATACAGTAACAGCTAATGGAATGACAAAAACTTATACAGTTACTGTAACTAGAACAAAATCAAATCTAGCGCAAATTAAATCATTTGAAATAGAATCAGGACAATCAAGTAGTATTTCGGAGAACAGCAACGGTGCAAATGGAAGAATAGTTGTGCCTGTGTCTAGTGTTCCAACAAACACAACTCCTGCTATAACACAATCAGATTATGCTACTATAACTTCTCCAACAGATGCTCAAAATTTTGATTCATATGAAAATCCTATTACATATACCGTAACTGCTGAAAATACTACTATAACAAAGAGTTATGATGTTTATATATATGATAATGCTAAAACTATAACTGATACTAATCTTAAAGTAACAAATGGCAGTACTGAGATTAATAAAGATTCTGTATCTATTGATGCAAATACCAGAGTTATAACTGTTACTGTGCCTGAGAGTACTGATCTTAGTAGTTTAACGCTTACTTTGACTGATACCACTCCATCTTCTAATCTTAGTATAGAGCCTACTGACGCTCAAGATTTTTCTGGTGGAAAAGAAGTAAAGTATACTCTTAAGGAGAATAGTGATATAAAGGGTCATTATTGGGTTAAAGTGGTTAAATCAAGCTAA